A genome region from Panicum virgatum strain AP13 chromosome 4K, P.virgatum_v5, whole genome shotgun sequence includes the following:
- the LOC120703693 gene encoding uncharacterized protein LOC120703693, whose protein sequence is MSAEKTQMAEEPLLPAEAGAAAVPPGRREADAGGGFSWLTALGFLFLTFNSGMAIYRSNGDAAAVAFVAFSYVDLVLLFCCLRWFESAAPGSPARGHLKVAVWVLTTLLTLAFSYKVAAIMPVPVQILVWGMAAATVLGGFYAFFLHREGKDG, encoded by the exons ATGTCGGCCGAGAAGACCCAGATGGCGGAGGAACCCCTGCTCCCCGCGGAGGCGGGCGCCGCTGCGGTGCCGCCGGGGCGCCGCGAGGCGGACGCTGGCGGCGGCTTCTCGTGGCTCACGGCGCTGGGGTTCCTCTTCCTCACCTTCAACTCGGGCATGGCCATCTATCGCTCCAACGGGGACGCCGCGGCGGTCGCCTTCGTGGCCTTCTCCTACGTCGACCTGGTGCTGCTGTTCTGCTGCCTCCGCTGGTTCGAGAGCGCCGCGCCGGGCTCGCCCGCGAGGGGGCACCTCAAGGTGGCCGTGtgggtgctgaccaccctcctcACCCTTGCTTTTTCCTACAAGGTGGCGGCAATCATGCCCGTGCCGGTGCAGATCCTCGTGTGGGGAATGGCCGCGGCGACCGTGCTCGGAGGATTTTACGCCTTCTTCCTGCACAGGGAAGGCAAG GATGGCTAA